One window of Phycisphaeraceae bacterium genomic DNA carries:
- a CDS encoding glycosyltransferase — MATILHISTRLILGGSQENTVLSCEGQARLGHAVHLAFGPIYGPEGSLLDRVESFNRACAQGAERVRSVGGLSPVRTAGDAAAPIGIHIVPDLVRELSPIRDARCRRQLVALIRTLRPDIVHTHSSKAGILGRDAAWKVRRDAGVSRVIHTIHGPPFMPIEGTPLRRALVRAKNHIYTIAERHAAHRCHAILSVADAMTREFLARRIGTPSLYRTVYSGMETQTFLHASPGHTREEVRASLGLTPSDFVIGTVARLAEHKGHDDILDAIGNDLRDNPSWRLLWVGDGWWRDRLLARVRGMGLEGRVIATGLVPPDRVPGLMRAMDTLVHPSYREGLPRTVPQALLSGTPVVASDVDGTSEACLDPARVGEPDSTGLLFPLGDRNALRQAILWMASHPAERAAMAARGRTLCETRFSAEAMVAHLERICFDR; from the coding sequence GTGGCGACCATCCTCCACATCTCGACCCGCCTGATCCTCGGCGGCTCACAAGAGAACACCGTCCTCTCCTGCGAGGGACAGGCCCGGCTCGGCCACGCCGTCCACCTCGCCTTCGGCCCCATCTACGGACCCGAAGGATCCCTGCTCGATCGAGTCGAATCCTTCAACCGCGCCTGCGCCCAAGGCGCCGAGCGCGTCCGCTCCGTCGGAGGCCTCTCCCCGGTCCGAACCGCTGGCGACGCCGCCGCGCCCATCGGCATCCACATCGTCCCCGACCTCGTCCGCGAGCTCAGCCCCATCCGCGATGCCCGCTGCCGACGCCAGCTCGTCGCGCTCATCCGCACGCTCCGTCCCGACATCGTCCACACCCACTCCAGCAAGGCGGGCATCCTCGGACGCGATGCCGCATGGAAGGTCCGCCGCGATGCCGGCGTGAGCCGCGTCATCCACACCATCCACGGCCCGCCGTTCATGCCCATCGAAGGCACGCCCCTCCGCCGCGCACTCGTCCGCGCCAAGAACCACATCTACACCATCGCCGAACGCCACGCCGCCCACCGGTGCCACGCCATCCTCTCCGTCGCCGACGCCATGACCAGAGAGTTCCTCGCCCGACGCATCGGCACACCCTCGCTCTACCGCACCGTCTACAGCGGCATGGAAACCCAGACCTTCCTCCACGCCTCCCCAGGACACACACGCGAAGAGGTCCGCGCATCCCTCGGGCTCACCCCGAGCGACTTCGTCATCGGCACCGTCGCTCGCCTCGCCGAGCACAAAGGACACGACGACATCCTCGACGCCATCGGCAACGACCTCCGCGACAATCCCTCATGGCGCCTCCTCTGGGTCGGAGACGGATGGTGGCGTGACCGCCTCCTCGCCCGCGTCCGAGGCATGGGGCTCGAAGGACGCGTCATCGCGACAGGACTCGTCCCCCCCGATCGCGTCCCCGGACTCATGCGCGCCATGGACACCCTCGTCCATCCCTCATACCGCGAAGGACTCCCACGCACCGTCCCCCAGGCCCTCCTCAGCGGCACTCCCGTCGTCGCCTCCGATGTCGACGGCACAAGCGAAGCATGCCTCGACCCCGCGCGCGTCGGAGAGCCCGACTCAACAGGACTCCTCTTCCCGCTCGGCGACCGCAACGCCCTCCGCCAGGCGATCCTCTGGATGGCCTCCCACCCCGCCGAGCGCGCCGCCATGGCCGCACGAGGCCGCACACTCTGTGAGACACGCTTCAGCGCCGAAGCCATGGTCGCCCATCTCGAGCGCATCTGTTTCGACCGGTGA
- a CDS encoding O-antigen ligase family protein produces MEVKPSEPSGGSDGAGMGRVRARVLGLLAGVYLSQSGAVRAHAMQFRKDGLGHRIHTWVAMVTLAGICSRTAVAEFALVPLAAYSAVRVLNVWRCWVYAALSPVGVLMLALAAWAWLSLLWTRDIGQGLDEAYNTRWVLLPGMLWPVLDQRRKLIGALAVGMILANLSQVWHAIGVRLDVEWMRFPRMPDRNSGWWQPVVGGVMLTGALGLHLPAAVMGRGSVRVIGAVGAIVTLLGIFATGTRGAMLASVGLVAIVCAVAAVRGVRAGGLRRRGAWVSVGVGLAAVVGAGVVMGPGVVRRVEQARVDLSRAMEEKDFYSDTGGRLLMGWKGIEAARAHPWMGIGVGAYKRWCLEDLERQGIDPATRNIQGHAHNAYIHLASSFGVPAMLAAMVAVVGAIVGGLCVGGLGVGSEGRWRWVDPGSYDAGPACAIVGLMLVAMFDPIVSNMQTCAVLCALMGLCVQPRPGERRGG; encoded by the coding sequence GTGGAAGTGAAACCGAGCGAACCGAGTGGTGGGAGCGATGGGGCGGGGATGGGGCGTGTGCGCGCGAGGGTGCTCGGGCTTCTGGCGGGTGTGTACTTGTCGCAGAGCGGCGCGGTGCGGGCGCACGCGATGCAGTTCCGGAAGGATGGGCTGGGGCATCGGATTCATACGTGGGTGGCGATGGTGACGCTCGCGGGGATCTGCTCGCGGACGGCAGTGGCGGAGTTTGCGCTGGTGCCACTGGCGGCGTACTCGGCGGTGCGCGTGCTGAACGTGTGGCGGTGCTGGGTGTACGCGGCGTTGTCGCCGGTGGGTGTGCTGATGCTCGCGCTGGCGGCGTGGGCGTGGCTCTCGTTGCTGTGGACGCGCGACATCGGGCAGGGGCTCGACGAGGCGTACAACACGAGGTGGGTGCTGCTGCCGGGGATGTTGTGGCCGGTGCTCGATCAGCGTCGGAAGCTGATCGGCGCGCTGGCGGTTGGGATGATCCTGGCGAATCTGTCGCAGGTGTGGCACGCGATCGGCGTGCGGCTTGACGTGGAGTGGATGCGGTTCCCGCGGATGCCGGATCGCAACAGCGGGTGGTGGCAGCCGGTGGTGGGGGGGGTGATGCTGACGGGCGCGCTTGGGCTGCATCTGCCGGCGGCGGTGATGGGGAGGGGGAGCGTGCGCGTGATCGGGGCCGTGGGCGCGATCGTGACGCTGCTGGGGATCTTCGCGACGGGGACGCGCGGCGCGATGCTGGCGAGCGTCGGGCTGGTCGCGATCGTGTGTGCGGTGGCGGCGGTTCGGGGTGTTCGTGCGGGTGGGTTGCGCCGGCGCGGGGCGTGGGTGTCGGTGGGTGTGGGGCTGGCGGCGGTGGTCGGCGCGGGGGTTGTGATGGGTCCGGGGGTTGTGCGCCGGGTGGAGCAGGCGCGCGTGGATCTGAGCCGCGCGATGGAGGAGAAGGACTTCTACAGCGACACGGGTGGGCGGCTGTTGATGGGATGGAAGGGGATCGAGGCGGCGCGGGCGCATCCGTGGATGGGGATCGGAGTGGGCGCGTACAAGCGGTGGTGCCTGGAGGATCTGGAGCGGCAGGGGATCGATCCGGCGACGCGGAACATCCAGGGGCACGCGCACAACGCGTACATCCATCTTGCCAGTTCGTTCGGTGTGCCGGCGATGCTGGCGGCGATGGTTGCGGTGGTGGGGGCGATTGTGGGCGGGTTGTGCGTGGGGGGGTTGGGCGTGGGGTCGGAGGGGCGATGGCGCTGGGTGGACCCCGGGAGTTATGACGCGGGCCCTGCGTGCGCGATCGTGGGGCTGATGCTGGTTGCGATGTTCGATCCGATCGTGTCGAACATGCAGACGTGCGCGGTGCTGTGCGCGTTGATGGGGTTGTGTGTCCAACCAAGGCCGGGAGAACGCAGAGGAGGGTGA
- a CDS encoding zinc ribbon domain-containing protein, with product MPTYVYEILTKKGEGTGKTFEIVQSIKEDALKKHPETGEPVRRVPQAPMIAGNWSEMKSKGKLSNKNLERLGFTKYERKGKGYMERVAGKGGPKSIGGDE from the coding sequence ATGCCCACCTACGTCTACGAGATCCTGACCAAAAAGGGCGAAGGCACCGGCAAGACCTTCGAGATCGTCCAGTCCATCAAGGAAGACGCCCTCAAGAAGCACCCAGAGACCGGCGAGCCCGTCCGCCGCGTCCCCCAGGCACCCATGATCGCAGGCAACTGGTCCGAGATGAAGTCCAAGGGCAAACTCTCCAACAAGAACCTCGAACGCCTCGGCTTCACCAAGTACGAACGCAAGGGCAAGGGCTACATGGAACGCGTCGCCGGAAAGGGCGGCCCCAAATCAATCGGTGGCGACGAATAA
- a CDS encoding type II secretion system protein translates to MNPSARESARSAPGFTLVEAMISLSIIMLLTSLALTTIAGARESARRAVCLTNLRELGLAVRMYMDQESRGILPVEPSLHASRPDERLRALRGDLLNDVLRDWTGGFSTPDGDRYPRRSPLMCPSDDRFGTRYGFSYDYDVGAYLERWPDRRVDPDLAIEATRRYEHSPPPGLRLFSDADGFHPNSPPEMYGTNAVFFDGSVGWIHQYRRRF, encoded by the coding sequence ATGAATCCGAGCGCGAGAGAATCCGCGCGGTCCGCCCCTGGGTTCACCCTCGTCGAGGCGATGATCTCGCTCTCCATCATCATGCTCCTCACCTCACTCGCGCTCACGACCATCGCCGGTGCCCGTGAATCGGCCCGCCGAGCCGTCTGCCTCACGAACCTTCGCGAACTCGGACTCGCGGTCAGGATGTACATGGACCAGGAGAGCCGCGGCATTCTCCCGGTTGAGCCGAGTCTGCACGCATCCCGGCCGGACGAGCGGCTCCGCGCGCTGAGGGGCGATCTCCTGAACGATGTCCTGCGCGACTGGACCGGGGGCTTCTCAACACCCGACGGAGACCGATACCCACGCCGATCTCCCCTCATGTGCCCTTCTGATGATCGCTTCGGCACGCGATACGGGTTCAGTTACGACTACGACGTCGGCGCCTATCTGGAGCGCTGGCCCGATCGTCGCGTCGATCCCGATCTGGCGATCGAGGCGACACGGCGATACGAGCACTCCCCACCCCCGGGACTGCGACTTTTCAGCGATGCCGATGGGTTCCATCCCAACTCGCCTCCAGAGATGTACGGCACGAACGCAGTGTTCTTCGATGGCAGCGTCGGCTGGATCCACCAATACCGACGCAGGTTCTGA
- a CDS encoding response regulator, with product MSAPRLENARILIVDDDPDVLESIEAALESEGALTMTAMDGNEGVELCLEHKPDLVVLDMMLPSRSGFLVLERIKGRGDSPMVIMVTANSGKRHQAYAETLGVDGYLLKPFPLERLLDKAVELLKRRADEQRV from the coding sequence ATGTCGGCACCACGCCTCGAGAACGCCCGAATCCTGATCGTCGACGACGATCCCGATGTCCTCGAATCCATCGAAGCCGCCCTCGAGTCAGAGGGCGCGCTCACCATGACCGCCATGGACGGCAACGAGGGCGTCGAGCTCTGCCTCGAACACAAGCCCGACCTCGTCGTGCTCGACATGATGCTCCCCAGCCGCTCCGGCTTCCTCGTCCTCGAACGCATCAAAGGACGGGGCGACAGCCCCATGGTCATCATGGTCACCGCCAACTCCGGCAAACGCCACCAGGCCTACGCCGAGACACTCGGCGTTGACGGATACCTGCTCAAGCCCTTCCCCCTCGAACGCCTCCTCGACAAGGCGGTCGAACTCCTCAAGCGACGCGCCGACGAGCAGCGCGTCTGA